A region from the Microcella frigidaquae genome encodes:
- a CDS encoding ABC transporter permease — MAFTAFAGGASAPAVEPAARRRSPIALFLLLPGIFYLVLFFVTPLISLVITSLQEPDPLIFGQYVNAFNWQNYVSVMEQYWSHALRSAGYAALATLFALLIGFPLAYFIGITLRPFPLIQSLALVLVIAPFFISFLLRTLAWKQIFSVEGPVAGILSSLGALPPGVSITGTTFSVIFGLTYNFIPFMVLPIYATLVSLDLRLLEASNDLYGSPATTFRTVTLPLSAAGVMSGTLLTFIPAAGDYINASREFLGATDTAMIGNVIEANFLVLQNFPAAAALSLILMAFILVLVAAYVKRSGTEDLL, encoded by the coding sequence ATGGCCTTCACCGCATTCGCGGGCGGGGCCTCGGCGCCGGCGGTCGAACCCGCCGCCCGCCGCCGGAGCCCGATCGCCCTGTTCCTGCTGCTGCCGGGCATCTTCTACCTGGTCCTGTTCTTCGTCACCCCGCTGATCTCGCTGGTGATCACGAGCCTCCAGGAGCCCGATCCGTTGATCTTCGGGCAGTACGTGAACGCCTTCAACTGGCAGAACTACGTGTCGGTCATGGAGCAGTATTGGTCGCACGCCCTCCGCTCGGCCGGCTACGCCGCCCTGGCGACGCTGTTCGCACTGCTCATCGGGTTCCCGCTGGCGTACTTCATCGGCATCACGCTGCGGCCGTTCCCGCTCATCCAGTCGCTCGCACTGGTGCTGGTCATCGCGCCGTTCTTCATCTCCTTCCTGCTCCGCACGCTGGCCTGGAAGCAGATCTTCTCGGTCGAAGGGCCCGTGGCGGGCATCCTGTCGTCGCTCGGCGCTCTGCCGCCGGGCGTCTCGATCACGGGAACGACGTTCTCGGTCATCTTCGGTCTGACGTACAACTTCATCCCGTTCATGGTGCTGCCGATCTACGCGACACTCGTCTCGCTCGACCTGCGGCTGCTCGAGGCCAGCAACGACCTGTACGGCAGCCCGGCGACCACGTTCCGCACCGTCACCCTGCCGCTCTCGGCGGCGGGCGTCATGTCGGGCACGCTGCTGACCTTCATCCCGGCCGCGGGTGACTACATCAACGCCTCACGCGAGTTCCTCGGTGCGACCGACACGGCGATGATCGGCAACGTGATCGAGGCCAACTTCCTGGTGCTGCAGAACTTCCCGGCCGCAGCGGCGCTGTCGCTGATCCTGATGGCGTTCATCCTGGTGCTGGTCGCGGCCTACGTGAAGCGCAGCGGAACGGAGGACCTGCTGTGA
- a CDS encoding ABC transporter permease: MKGFGKYAIWVYSIMAFVFLLIPIAYTVAFSFNDSRRTNIIWNGFTLDNWFTVCEAQGVCEAFGNSLLIGLAATVLATTLGTMIAIALVRYRFKFRNATTLLIFLPMATPEVVLGAGLAAQFLQAGVPKGIGTVILAHTLFCLSFVVVTVRSRVVSLNPALEEAGRDLYASPVQVFWRITFPMLLPGIVAAALLSFALSFDDFIITNFNRGADVTFPSYIYTAAARGIPAEANVIASAVFFLAIALVLIAQISAGIRRRRLASV; the protein is encoded by the coding sequence GTGAAAGGTTTTGGCAAGTACGCCATCTGGGTGTACTCGATCATGGCGTTCGTCTTCCTGCTCATCCCGATCGCCTACACGGTCGCGTTCTCGTTCAACGACTCGCGGCGCACGAACATCATCTGGAACGGCTTCACGCTCGACAACTGGTTCACGGTGTGCGAGGCCCAGGGCGTGTGCGAGGCCTTCGGCAACAGCCTCCTCATCGGGCTCGCCGCGACGGTGCTCGCGACCACCCTCGGCACGATGATCGCCATCGCGCTGGTGCGGTACCGGTTCAAGTTCCGCAACGCGACGACGCTGCTGATCTTCCTGCCGATGGCAACCCCCGAGGTCGTGCTCGGCGCCGGTCTGGCCGCGCAGTTCCTGCAGGCGGGTGTTCCGAAGGGCATCGGCACGGTGATCCTCGCGCACACGCTGTTCTGCCTGAGCTTCGTGGTGGTCACGGTGCGTTCGCGCGTCGTGAGCCTCAACCCGGCGCTCGAGGAGGCCGGTCGGGACCTCTACGCCAGCCCCGTCCAGGTGTTCTGGCGGATCACCTTCCCGATGCTTCTGCCCGGCATTGTGGCGGCCGCGCTGCTGTCGTTCGCGCTCAGCTTCGACGACTTCATCATCACCAACTTCAACCGCGGTGCTGATGTGACGTTCCCGAGCTACATCTACACGGCGGCCGCCCGAGGGATCCCGGCGGAGGCGAACGTCATCGCCTCGGCCGTGTTCTTCCTGGCCATCGCCCTCGTGCTGATCGCCCAGATCTCGGCCGGCATCCGCCGCCGCCGACTGGCCAGCGTCTAG
- a CDS encoding asparaginase, with amino-acid sequence MPSAPPASAPRREPRPLDADGCVELARIERSGLIESRHLGAAAVVDRDGTVLRAVGDIEATTFPRSALKPLQAIAMLELGARFTDAELVLATASHCGSPEHLAVVEGMLRADGRDAAALQCPVQAPLGFDERAARAAQGLAPTRVTLNCSGKHAGMLRASDAVGGDPGAYLDLDHPVQRHVVDVVERFTGEPVHLSGFDGCAAPLHATSLRALALATARVAAGTTPEAARFMQAVAAEPWAIDGRGRANTLTIERLGGIAKLGAEGVVVIGTPSGVAVAVKVLDGSMRATTPVALGVLARVGAIDADAAAELIERTSERVLAGDRPVGSLRVSLD; translated from the coding sequence ATGCCCAGCGCCCCGCCCGCATCCGCGCCGCGGCGCGAGCCCCGCCCGCTCGATGCCGACGGCTGCGTCGAGCTGGCCCGCATCGAGCGCTCGGGTCTCATCGAATCGCGGCACCTCGGAGCGGCAGCGGTCGTCGACCGTGACGGCACGGTGCTGCGCGCCGTGGGCGACATCGAGGCGACGACGTTCCCGCGCTCGGCGCTCAAGCCGCTGCAGGCGATCGCGATGCTTGAGCTCGGTGCGCGCTTCACGGATGCGGAGCTCGTGCTCGCCACGGCCAGCCATTGCGGCAGCCCCGAGCACCTGGCGGTCGTCGAGGGCATGCTGCGGGCCGACGGGCGCGACGCCGCGGCGCTGCAGTGCCCCGTGCAGGCCCCGCTCGGATTCGATGAGCGCGCCGCCCGCGCGGCCCAGGGCCTCGCGCCCACCCGGGTCACCCTGAACTGCTCGGGCAAGCACGCCGGCATGCTGCGCGCGAGCGACGCGGTCGGGGGCGACCCGGGGGCCTACCTCGATCTGGACCACCCGGTGCAGCGCCACGTCGTCGACGTCGTCGAGCGGTTCACCGGCGAGCCCGTGCACCTCTCCGGGTTCGACGGCTGCGCCGCGCCCCTGCACGCCACGAGCCTGCGCGCGCTCGCCCTGGCCACGGCCCGCGTCGCCGCGGGCACCACGCCGGAGGCCGCACGGTTCATGCAGGCGGTCGCCGCCGAGCCCTGGGCGATCGACGGCCGGGGCCGGGCCAACACGCTCACGATCGAGCGCCTGGGCGGCATCGCCAAACTGGGCGCCGAGGGTGTCGTCGTCATCGGCACGCCGAGCGGTGTCGCCGTCGCCGTGAAGGTGCTCGACGGCTCGATGCGCGCCACCACCCCGGTCGCGCTGGGCGTGCTGGCGCGCGTCGGCGCGATCGACGCGGATGCGGCGGCCGAGCTCATCGAGCGCACCAGCGAGCGCGTGCTCGCGGGCGACCGGCCCGTGGGATCGCTGCGCGTCAGCCTCGACTGA
- a CDS encoding OsmC family protein, whose protein sequence is MPHDQHGYAVEVQWTGNRGEGTATYRSYGRDHRITAEGKQHEIAGSSDRVFRGDRDRWNPEELVIAALAQCHMLSYLHVAAVNGIVVVDYRDSASGTLQQEGDGGRLIEATLRPVVTLAAHHTDEDAGRAAALHHRAGELCFIANSVSFPVGHEPTTLIADR, encoded by the coding sequence ATGCCGCACGATCAGCACGGCTACGCCGTGGAGGTGCAGTGGACCGGCAACCGCGGTGAGGGCACCGCGACCTACCGCTCCTACGGCCGCGACCACCGCATCACCGCCGAGGGCAAGCAGCATGAGATCGCGGGCTCGAGCGATCGCGTCTTCCGGGGCGATCGCGACCGCTGGAACCCGGAGGAGCTCGTCATCGCGGCCCTCGCGCAGTGCCACATGCTCAGCTACCTGCACGTCGCCGCCGTGAACGGCATCGTCGTGGTCGACTACCGCGACAGCGCATCGGGCACCCTGCAGCAGGAAGGCGATGGGGGCCGCCTGATCGAGGCGACGCTGCGGCCGGTCGTGACGCTGGCGGCGCACCACACCGACGAGGATGCGGGCCGGGCCGCGGCGCTCCACCACCGGGCGGGCGAGCTGTGCTTCATCGCCAACTCGGTGAGCTTCCCCGTCGGGCACGAGCCGACCACCCTCATCGCCGATCGCTAG
- a CDS encoding FKBP-type peptidyl-prolyl cis-trans isomerase, with product MRRRSVLLSTGLSAALLVSLAACVPSAPAVNEGCLAPGEASNAVAVDGAFGSAPVIDFDAPLTAESTQRTVLEEGEGDAAANGDTIVFEYSLYNGESGDEIETTGFGGATPATFTIDTEAEQFAGISLALACSTPGSRLTIVVPPSDGFGEEGVPALNLSGTESLVFVIDVIEIQAQPEPVTPEEWTTGVPEVDLGQTPPVVTLPAEGAPEALSLAVLEQGDGDTVGADSTVLVDYQGTSWQTGEIFDQSFGGEPATFPVTGVIQGFAAGLIGQQVGTTLLVSIPADLAYGADPEAHPLGGQDLLFLVTIIDIVS from the coding sequence GTGCGTCGTCGCTCCGTTCTGCTCTCCACCGGCCTCAGCGCCGCCCTGCTCGTGTCGCTCGCGGCCTGCGTGCCGTCCGCGCCCGCGGTGAACGAGGGCTGCCTCGCTCCCGGTGAGGCGTCGAACGCGGTCGCCGTGGACGGCGCCTTCGGCAGCGCGCCCGTCATCGACTTCGACGCTCCGCTGACGGCCGAGTCGACGCAGCGTACCGTTCTCGAGGAGGGCGAGGGCGATGCCGCCGCCAACGGCGACACCATCGTGTTCGAGTACTCGCTGTACAACGGCGAGTCGGGCGACGAGATCGAGACCACGGGGTTCGGCGGCGCGACGCCGGCGACGTTCACGATCGATACCGAGGCCGAGCAGTTCGCCGGCATCTCGCTGGCGCTCGCCTGCTCGACGCCCGGCAGCCGTCTGACGATCGTCGTTCCGCCCTCGGACGGCTTCGGCGAGGAAGGGGTTCCCGCCCTCAACCTCTCGGGCACCGAGTCGCTCGTCTTCGTCATCGACGTGATCGAGATCCAGGCGCAGCCCGAGCCGGTGACCCCCGAGGAGTGGACGACCGGGGTGCCCGAGGTCGACCTCGGCCAGACTCCGCCCGTCGTGACCCTGCCCGCCGAGGGCGCTCCGGAGGCGCTCTCGCTCGCCGTGCTCGAGCAGGGCGACGGCGACACGGTCGGTGCCGACTCGACGGTGCTGGTCGACTACCAGGGCACCAGCTGGCAGACCGGCGAGATCTTCGACCAGAGCTTCGGGGGTGAGCCCGCGACGTTCCCGGTGACCGGCGTCATCCAGGGCTTCGCCGCCGGCCTCATCGGACAGCAGGTCGGCACGACCCTCCTGGTGTCGATCCCCGCCGACCTCGCGTACGGCGCCGACCCCGAGGCGCACCCGCTCGGTGGGCAGGACCTCCTCTTCCTGGTCACCATCATCGACATCGTCTCCTAG
- the dxr gene encoding 1-deoxy-D-xylulose-5-phosphate reductoisomerase, protein MRDVIILGSTGSIGVQALEVIAANPERFRVVGLAAGRNRELVEEQARAHGVAHVALGAEDAAQLVRDVPCDVVLNGITGSVGLAPTLAALEAGRTLALANKESLIVGGSLVTDLAAPGQIVPVDSEHSAIAQALLAGTPAEVRRLVLTASGGPFRGCTRAELAGVTPAEALAHPTWDMGRVITTNSSTLVNKGLEVIEAHLLFGVPYDRIDVTVHPQSIVHSMVEFVDGSTIAQCSPPDMRLPISLGLDWPHRVAGVGAPLDWSTASTWTFAPLDDEAFPAVALAKSVGEAGATFPAVFNAANEQAVHAFHDGAIGYLDIVDTVRAVVDRHEPHPMTLEGVLEAEAWARREADALIASR, encoded by the coding sequence ATGCGCGACGTCATCATCCTGGGTTCCACCGGCTCCATCGGCGTGCAGGCCCTCGAGGTGATCGCGGCGAACCCGGAGCGCTTCCGCGTCGTCGGCCTCGCGGCCGGCCGCAACCGCGAGCTCGTGGAGGAGCAGGCGCGCGCGCACGGTGTCGCGCACGTGGCGCTCGGAGCGGAGGATGCGGCGCAACTGGTCCGGGACGTGCCGTGCGATGTCGTGCTCAACGGCATCACCGGCTCGGTGGGGCTCGCGCCGACGCTCGCCGCCCTGGAAGCGGGGCGCACGCTCGCCCTCGCCAACAAGGAGAGCCTCATCGTCGGCGGCTCCCTCGTGACCGACCTCGCCGCGCCCGGGCAGATCGTGCCGGTCGACAGCGAGCACTCGGCGATCGCGCAGGCGCTCCTCGCCGGGACGCCCGCCGAGGTTCGCCGCCTGGTGCTGACGGCGAGCGGGGGCCCGTTCCGGGGCTGCACCCGCGCCGAGCTGGCCGGGGTGACGCCCGCCGAGGCGCTCGCGCATCCGACGTGGGACATGGGCCGGGTGATCACCACCAACTCGTCGACCCTCGTCAACAAGGGCCTCGAGGTGATCGAGGCACACCTGCTGTTCGGGGTGCCGTACGACCGCATCGACGTCACGGTGCACCCGCAGTCGATCGTGCACTCGATGGTGGAGTTCGTCGACGGCTCGACGATCGCGCAGTGCTCGCCGCCCGACATGCGCCTGCCGATCTCCCTGGGGCTCGACTGGCCGCACCGGGTGGCGGGCGTGGGGGCTCCGCTCGACTGGAGCACCGCATCCACCTGGACCTTCGCCCCTCTCGATGACGAGGCGTTCCCCGCGGTCGCCCTCGCGAAGAGCGTGGGGGAGGCGGGGGCGACGTTCCCGGCCGTGTTCAACGCCGCGAACGAGCAGGCGGTGCACGCCTTCCACGATGGGGCGATCGGCTACCTCGACATCGTCGACACCGTGCGCGCCGTCGTCGACCGGCACGAGCCGCACCCCATGACGCTCGAGGGCGTCCTCGAGGCGGAGGCCTGGGCCCGCCGGGAGGCCGACGCGCTCATCGCGTCGCGATAG
- a CDS encoding M50 family metallopeptidase, with product MESVLLYIVGILVVVIGLVVSIALHELGHFVPAKLFGVRVGQFMIGFGRTIVSWRRGETEYGFKWIPLGGYISMAGMYPPVAGQRARTASTGFFDTLVQDARSASADTIAEGEDHRTFYRLPVGKRIIIMLGGPFMNLVIAVVLYAVVLMGFGVAQPSTTLGSVNECVLPATSERQECAPGDPAAPGAEAGLQPGDRIVAIGGTPIETWDDVLTTIRASAGDSLGFTVERDGRTVETALTPLLTERYVLDDRGRVVEGPDGEALTEQVGFVGIAPAYETVQQPVAAVLPAVGDNISAVVGIIINLPQRMIDVAQAAFGPEERDPNGPISVVGVGRIAGEIASIDTIPVVERIGFLTGLLASLNVALFVFNLIPLLPLDGGHVAAALWESLRRWFAQVRGKPDPGPIDTARLVPVTLAVVLVLGLMSALLIYADIVNPVTLF from the coding sequence GTGGAGTCCGTGCTGCTGTACATCGTCGGCATCCTCGTCGTCGTGATCGGCCTCGTGGTCTCGATCGCCCTGCACGAGCTGGGGCACTTCGTGCCCGCGAAGCTGTTCGGCGTGCGTGTCGGCCAGTTCATGATCGGCTTCGGCCGCACGATCGTGTCGTGGCGTCGCGGCGAGACCGAGTACGGCTTCAAGTGGATTCCGCTGGGCGGCTACATCTCGATGGCGGGCATGTACCCGCCGGTCGCCGGGCAGCGGGCGCGCACCGCATCGACGGGCTTCTTCGACACCCTCGTGCAGGATGCCCGCAGCGCCTCGGCCGACACGATCGCCGAGGGGGAGGACCACCGCACGTTCTACCGGCTGCCGGTGGGCAAGCGCATCATCATCATGCTCGGCGGGCCGTTCATGAATCTCGTCATCGCGGTCGTGCTGTACGCCGTCGTCCTGATGGGCTTCGGGGTGGCGCAGCCGTCGACGACCCTCGGCAGCGTCAACGAGTGCGTGCTGCCCGCCACCAGCGAGCGGCAGGAGTGCGCGCCCGGCGATCCGGCCGCCCCGGGTGCGGAGGCGGGCCTGCAGCCCGGCGACCGCATCGTGGCGATCGGCGGCACCCCGATCGAGACCTGGGATGACGTGCTCACGACCATCCGCGCGTCAGCCGGTGACAGCCTCGGCTTCACGGTCGAGCGCGATGGACGCACCGTCGAGACCGCCCTGACGCCCCTGCTCACGGAGCGCTACGTGCTCGACGATCGCGGCCGCGTCGTGGAGGGCCCGGACGGCGAGGCGCTCACCGAGCAGGTCGGCTTCGTCGGCATCGCGCCCGCGTACGAGACCGTGCAGCAGCCGGTGGCCGCCGTGCTGCCCGCCGTCGGCGACAACATCTCGGCCGTGGTCGGCATCATCATCAATCTGCCGCAGCGCATGATCGATGTGGCGCAGGCGGCCTTCGGGCCGGAGGAGCGCGACCCGAACGGTCCGATCAGCGTCGTTGGCGTGGGGCGGATCGCCGGCGAGATCGCGAGCATCGACACGATCCCGGTGGTCGAGCGCATCGGCTTCCTCACGGGGCTGCTCGCCTCTCTCAACGTCGCCCTCTTCGTGTTCAACCTGATCCCGCTCCTGCCGCTCGACGGCGGCCACGTGGCCGCGGCGCTGTGGGAGTCGCTGCGCCGCTGGTTCGCCCAGGTGCGCGGAAAGCCCGATCCGGGCCCGATCGACACCGCCCGGCTCGTGCCGGTGACCCTCGCGGTCGTGCTCGTGCTCGGCCTCATGAGCGCCCTGCTCATCTACGCCGACATCGTCAACCCGGTCACCCTGTTCTAG
- the ispG gene encoding flavodoxin-dependent (E)-4-hydroxy-3-methylbut-2-enyl-diphosphate synthase → MPAVNLGMPKVPETLAPRRKTRQIKVGKVMVGSDHPVSVQSMTTTPTTDINATLQQIAELTATGCDIVRVAVPSQDDADVLHIIAKKSQIPVIADIHFQPKYVYQAIDAGCAAVRVNPGNIRKFDDQVAEIAKRAKEAGVSIRIGVNAGSLDPRLLQKYGKPTAEALVESAVWEASLFEEHDFHDFKISVKHNDPIVMVKAYRQLAERGDWPLHLGVTEAGPAFQGTIKSATAFGILLSEGIGDTIRVSLSAPPAEEVKVGLKILESLNLRERKLEIVSCPSCGRAQVDVYTLAEDVTKGLEGMTVPLRVAVMGCVVNGPGEAREADLGVASGNGKGQIFVKGEVIKTVPESEIVATLIEEANRLAASMPDAPLGSPEVVTA, encoded by the coding sequence GTGCCTGCAGTGAATCTCGGAATGCCCAAGGTCCCGGAGACCCTCGCCCCCCGTCGCAAGACCCGCCAGATCAAGGTCGGCAAGGTCATGGTGGGCAGCGACCACCCGGTCAGCGTGCAGTCGATGACGACGACGCCGACGACCGACATCAACGCGACCCTCCAGCAGATCGCCGAGCTGACGGCGACCGGGTGCGACATCGTCCGGGTGGCTGTTCCGAGCCAGGACGATGCCGACGTGCTGCACATCATCGCCAAGAAGAGCCAGATCCCGGTCATCGCCGACATCCACTTCCAGCCCAAGTACGTCTACCAGGCGATTGATGCGGGCTGCGCGGCGGTGCGCGTCAACCCCGGCAACATCCGCAAGTTCGACGACCAGGTGGCCGAGATCGCCAAGCGGGCGAAGGAGGCCGGGGTGAGCATCCGCATCGGCGTCAACGCCGGCTCGCTCGACCCGCGCCTGCTGCAGAAGTACGGCAAGCCGACCGCCGAGGCCCTCGTCGAGAGCGCGGTGTGGGAGGCGAGCCTGTTCGAGGAGCACGACTTCCACGACTTCAAGATCTCGGTCAAGCACAACGATCCGATCGTCATGGTGAAGGCCTACCGCCAGCTCGCCGAGCGGGGCGATTGGCCGCTGCACCTCGGTGTGACCGAGGCCGGCCCTGCCTTCCAGGGCACCATCAAGAGCGCGACCGCCTTCGGAATCCTCCTCAGCGAGGGCATCGGTGACACGATCCGCGTCTCACTGTCGGCCCCGCCGGCCGAGGAGGTCAAGGTCGGGCTGAAGATCCTCGAGAGCCTGAACCTTCGCGAACGCAAGCTCGAGATCGTCTCGTGCCCCTCCTGCGGCCGCGCCCAGGTCGATGTCTACACGCTTGCGGAAGACGTGACAAAGGGCCTCGAGGGCATGACCGTGCCGCTGCGCGTGGCGGTCATGGGCTGCGTCGTCAACGGCCCCGGCGAGGCCCGCGAGGCCGACCTCGGCGTCGCCTCGGGCAACGGCAAGGGCCAGATCTTCGTCAAGGGCGAGGTCATCAAGACCGTTCCCGAGTCGGAGATCGTCGCGACCCTCATCGAGGAGGCGAACCGCCTGGCCGCGTCGATGCCGGATGCCCCGCTCGGGTCGCCCGAGGTCGTCACCGCCTGA
- a CDS encoding proline--tRNA ligase, translating into MTTRLSQLFVRTLRDDPADAEVASHRLLVRAGYIRRQAPGVFAWLPLGLKVRRRVEQVVREEMAAAGAQEVHFPALLPREPYEATGRWEEYGDGIFRLKDRRGADYLLAPTHEEVFTLMVKDLYSSYKDLPLCIYQIQDKYRDEARPRAGLLRGREFSMKDAYSFDVDDAGLDASYQAQRDAYERIFQRLGLEYVIVQADAGAMGGSRSEEFLHPIAIGEDTFVRSAGGYAANVEAYRTPAAAPVDASGVPAAIIHDSPETPTIATLVALSNERYPRDDRPWEAADTLKNVVLRLTALDGTRELVVVGVPGDREVDMKRAEVAFAPAAVEAATEEDFAAHPGLVKGYIGPWGPNGPVLGETSSTGIRYLLDPRVADGTAWVTGANAHEKHVYHLVAGRDFTADGVADIAEVRPGDPAPDGSGPVELARGMEIGHVFQLGRKYAEALGLQVLDENGKLVTVTMGSYGIGVTRIMAVIAENAHDEKGLIWPREVAPFDVHVVAAGRDDVAYEVAETLVAELDAAGLDTLYDDRPKVSPGVKFGDAELIGVPLIVVVGRGAADGRVELWNRATGERDEVALHEVLPRLRAAG; encoded by the coding sequence GTGACAACGCGCCTCTCCCAGCTCTTCGTCCGCACGCTCCGCGACGACCCGGCCGACGCCGAGGTCGCGAGCCACCGCCTGCTCGTCCGGGCGGGGTACATCCGCCGCCAGGCGCCGGGGGTGTTCGCCTGGCTGCCCCTCGGGCTCAAGGTGCGGCGCCGCGTCGAGCAGGTCGTCCGCGAGGAGATGGCCGCCGCCGGTGCGCAGGAGGTGCACTTCCCCGCGCTGCTGCCGCGCGAGCCCTACGAGGCTACGGGTCGCTGGGAGGAGTACGGCGACGGCATCTTCCGGCTGAAGGACCGCCGCGGGGCCGACTACCTGCTCGCCCCCACGCACGAGGAGGTCTTCACCCTCATGGTGAAGGACCTCTACTCGTCGTACAAGGACCTCCCGCTCTGCATCTACCAGATCCAGGACAAGTACCGCGATGAGGCGCGGCCCCGTGCCGGCCTGCTGCGCGGCCGCGAGTTCTCGATGAAGGACGCCTACTCGTTCGACGTCGACGACGCCGGCCTCGACGCCTCGTACCAGGCGCAGCGCGACGCCTACGAGCGCATCTTTCAGCGCCTCGGTCTCGAGTACGTGATCGTGCAGGCCGACGCCGGTGCCATGGGCGGCTCGCGCAGCGAGGAGTTCCTGCACCCCATCGCCATCGGCGAAGACACCTTCGTGCGCTCAGCCGGCGGCTACGCCGCCAACGTGGAGGCGTACCGCACCCCGGCCGCCGCGCCGGTCGATGCGAGCGGGGTGCCCGCGGCGATCATCCACGACTCGCCCGAGACCCCCACGATCGCGACCCTCGTCGCCCTGTCGAACGAGCGCTACCCGCGCGACGACCGCCCCTGGGAGGCGGCCGACACGCTGAAGAACGTCGTGCTGCGGCTCACCGCTCTGGACGGCACGCGCGAGCTCGTCGTCGTCGGCGTTCCCGGCGATCGCGAGGTCGACATGAAGCGGGCCGAGGTGGCCTTCGCGCCCGCGGCCGTCGAGGCCGCGACCGAGGAGGACTTCGCCGCGCACCCCGGCCTCGTGAAGGGCTACATCGGCCCGTGGGGCCCGAACGGCCCGGTGTTGGGGGAGACCTCGAGCACGGGCATCCGGTACCTGCTCGACCCGCGCGTCGCCGACGGCACCGCCTGGGTCACGGGCGCCAACGCGCACGAGAAGCACGTCTACCACCTGGTCGCCGGCCGCGACTTCACGGCTGACGGCGTCGCCGACATCGCGGAGGTGCGCCCCGGCGACCCCGCGCCCGATGGCAGCGGCCCCGTCGAGCTCGCGCGCGGCATGGAGATCGGCCACGTCTTCCAGCTCGGGCGCAAGTACGCCGAGGCGCTCGGCCTGCAGGTGCTCGACGAGAACGGCAAGCTCGTCACCGTCACCATGGGCTCGTACGGCATCGGGGTCACCCGCATTATGGCGGTCATCGCCGAGAACGCGCACGACGAGAAGGGCCTCATCTGGCCCCGCGAGGTCGCGCCCTTCGACGTGCACGTGGTCGCCGCGGGCCGCGACGACGTCGCCTACGAGGTCGCCGAGACGCTCGTCGCCGAGCTCGACGCCGCGGGCCTCGACACCCTCTACGACGACCGCCCGAAGGTCTCGCCCGGCGTGAAGTTCGGCGACGCCGAGCTCATCGGTGTGCCGCTCATCGTCGTCGTCGGCCGGGGTGCCGCCGACGGTCGTGTCGAGCTGTGGAACCGCGCCACGGGCGAGCGCGACGAGGTCGCGCTGCACGAGGTGCTGCCGCGGCTGCGCGCCGCGGGCTAG
- the nusA gene encoding transcription termination factor NusA — MDIDLSILRMMEREREIPFDELVQIIEQAILTAYLKHTGRDDHRGTDHPHPQPRVELDRKTGHVTVYIPELAEDGTVVGEVPDSPDDFGRIAAFAAKQVINQRLRDIGDDRVLGEFKGREGDIVAGVIQQGPNPRMVHIDLGAVEAILPPEEQVPGEEYPHGARIRVYVTSVSKGLKGPQISVSRTHPSLVRKLFALEVPEIASGVVEITALAREAGHRTKIAVRSTEPGVNAKGACIGELGQRVRAVTAELGGEKIDIVDHSDDLAAFVANALSPAKVSSAFVIDPATKAVRALVPDYQLSLAIGKEGQNARLAAKLTGAKIDIQPDSVMDE, encoded by the coding sequence GTGGACATCGACCTGAGCATCCTGAGGATGATGGAGCGCGAGCGGGAGATCCCGTTCGACGAGCTCGTCCAGATCATCGAGCAGGCCATCCTCACCGCCTATCTCAAGCACACCGGGCGCGACGACCACCGGGGCACCGACCACCCGCACCCGCAGCCCCGCGTCGAGCTCGATCGCAAGACCGGCCACGTCACCGTGTACATCCCCGAGCTCGCCGAGGACGGCACGGTCGTGGGCGAGGTGCCCGACAGCCCCGATGACTTCGGCCGCATCGCCGCCTTCGCCGCCAAGCAGGTCATCAACCAGCGGCTGCGCGACATCGGCGACGACCGCGTGCTCGGCGAGTTCAAGGGCCGCGAGGGCGACATCGTCGCCGGTGTGATCCAGCAGGGCCCCAACCCGCGCATGGTGCACATCGACCTCGGCGCCGTCGAGGCGATCCTGCCGCCGGAGGAGCAGGTGCCGGGCGAGGAGTACCCGCACGGCGCGCGCATCCGCGTCTACGTCACGAGCGTCTCGAAGGGACTCAAGGGCCCGCAGATCTCCGTCAGCCGCACCCACCCCTCGCTCGTGCGCAAGCTGTTCGCGCTCGAGGTGCCCGAGATCGCCAGCGGCGTCGTCGAGATCACGGCGCTTGCCCGCGAGGCCGGCCACCGCACGAAGATCGCGGTGCGCTCGACCGAGCCCGGTGTGAACGCGAAGGGCGCTTGCATCGGCGAGCTCGGCCAGCGCGTGCGCGCCGTCACCGCCGAGCTGGGCGGTGAGAAGATCGACATCGTCGACCACTCCGACGACCTGGCCGCCTTCGTGGCGAACGCGCTGTCGCCCGCGAAGGTCTCGAGCGCCTTCGTCATCGACCCCGCGACCAAGGCCGTGCGCGCCCTCGTGCCCGACTACCAGTTGTCGCTCGCCATCGGCAAGGAGGGCCAGAACGCTCGCCTCGCCGCGAAGCTGACGGGCGCGAAGATCGACATCCAGCCCGATTCGGTGATGGACGAGTAG